One Streptomyces lincolnensis genomic region harbors:
- a CDS encoding LacI family DNA-binding transcriptional regulator — translation MATIQDVAKAAGVSAMTVSNVINGHPNVREATREKVLKAMTRLDYRVNVSARNLRKGRTGTIGLAVPEVNRPYYGRLAAAIVDAAAPLGLHVSIEQTRARRENELAALSLSRNRMYDGLILSTVGMGPKDTEWLKVDHPVVILGERIFGGPVDHVAMPNVEASRAATHHLVERGCRRVAFLRGPVGEDIDVSSLRRAGYLQALESAGLPPDPALEQCLTSFTMADGARCARQMVESGLDFDGVFCVTDTVAMGVLRGLADTGVHVPDQVKVIGFDNVDESEFLVPALSTVDPDHDTMAERAVALLAHRIEHPDLGTEPEEFVSRFSVVARESTGDHRHP, via the coding sequence ATGGCGACGATCCAGGACGTGGCGAAGGCGGCCGGGGTCTCGGCGATGACCGTCTCCAACGTCATCAACGGTCACCCCAACGTGCGCGAGGCGACGCGGGAGAAGGTCCTCAAGGCGATGACCCGGCTCGACTACCGGGTCAACGTCTCCGCCCGCAACCTCCGCAAGGGCCGCACCGGCACCATCGGTCTCGCCGTGCCCGAGGTGAACCGCCCCTACTACGGCCGGCTGGCCGCCGCCATCGTCGACGCCGCCGCGCCGCTCGGCCTGCACGTGAGCATCGAGCAGACCCGCGCGCGGCGGGAGAACGAACTGGCGGCCCTGTCCCTGTCGCGCAACCGCATGTACGACGGCCTCATCCTGAGCACCGTGGGCATGGGTCCGAAGGACACCGAGTGGCTCAAGGTGGACCACCCGGTGGTCATCCTGGGCGAGCGGATCTTCGGGGGCCCCGTGGACCATGTCGCCATGCCCAATGTCGAGGCGTCCCGGGCGGCGACACACCACCTGGTCGAACGGGGCTGCCGGCGCGTCGCGTTCCTGCGCGGGCCGGTCGGCGAGGACATCGACGTGTCGAGCCTGCGCCGGGCCGGCTACCTACAGGCTCTGGAGAGCGCGGGTCTGCCCCCGGACCCGGCTCTGGAGCAGTGCCTGACGTCGTTCACCATGGCCGATGGGGCCCGGTGCGCCCGGCAGATGGTCGAGAGCGGGCTCGATTTCGACGGCGTGTTCTGCGTGACGGACACCGTGGCCATGGGCGTGCTGCGGGGCCTGGCCGACACCGGTGTGCACGTGCCGGACCAGGTCAAGGTGATCGGCTTCGACAACGTCGACGAGAGCGAGTTCCTCGTCCCCGCACTGTCCACCGTCGACCCGGACCACGACACGATGGCCGAGCGCGCGGTCGCCCTCCTGGCCCACCGGATCGAACATCCGGACCTCGGGACGGAACCGGAGGAGTTCGTCTCCCGGTTCTCCGTGGTCGCCCGGGAGTCCACGGGCGACCACCGGCACCCCTGA
- a CDS encoding DUF1062 domain-containing protein, translated as MLENWVVMPTCLPLVRRRCHTCASERFRTDGRFRVNANHKLLDVWLLALCTTCGTTTKITVLERTNVRSVRPELLDRLHDNDPGLAAELLQDPVVRRRNRIALDWEGAWRLDTGGTDHLDREVIDVRVRFAARIPVRPVRVVAEGCGLSRADVDRLIREGKLVSAVRLSGRLSGDFTFTLKR; from the coding sequence GTGCTCGAAAACTGGGTGGTCATGCCCACCTGCCTGCCGCTCGTTCGCCGCCGTTGCCACACGTGCGCGTCCGAGCGTTTCCGGACCGACGGCAGATTTCGCGTCAACGCGAACCACAAGCTCCTCGACGTCTGGCTCCTCGCGCTCTGCACCACCTGCGGGACGACCACGAAGATCACGGTCCTGGAGCGGACGAACGTGCGCTCCGTACGGCCTGAGCTGCTGGACCGGCTGCACGACAACGACCCTGGCCTGGCAGCGGAGTTGCTCCAGGATCCGGTCGTGCGGCGCCGTAACCGCATCGCCCTCGACTGGGAGGGCGCCTGGCGCCTCGACACCGGCGGAACGGACCATCTCGACCGCGAGGTGATCGACGTCCGGGTCCGCTTCGCGGCGCGGATTCCCGTCCGGCCGGTGCGCGTGGTCGCTGAGGGGTGCGGTCTTTCACGGGCCGATGTCGACAGGTTGATCAGGGAAGGGAAGCTTGTCTCGGCGGTTCGGCTGAGCGGCAGGCTCTCCGGCGACTTCACCTTCACGCTGAAGCGCTGA
- a CDS encoding ABC transporter permease, with product MTNSWRAGLQRGGIELRHLLRNGKEMSGHLVNVVVVLLVVAYVGDDVPGTRTPMAHLMLAGFAAYLLFQVGLINLPQILVTEREEGTLLRLRATPGGIPAYLVAKCLLVVAMAVGTLAVLLAAAALLVDGPLPHGPGGWLTLAWVTTLGLLAVVPLGAAVGAVLPNPREALALIMLPALALLFTSGTMFPFTSLPAPVQQVAAVFPLKWMAQGLRSALLPDAARTAEVAGSWELPLVALVLTAWAVFGFLLAVPLLRRAARRESGSRLAARHRKAERSGAPAA from the coding sequence ATGACGAACAGCTGGCGTGCCGGGCTCCAGCGCGGCGGCATCGAACTGCGGCACCTGCTGCGCAACGGCAAGGAGATGTCCGGCCATCTGGTCAACGTGGTCGTCGTGCTGCTCGTCGTCGCCTACGTCGGCGACGACGTGCCCGGCACCCGGACCCCGATGGCCCATCTGATGCTGGCGGGCTTCGCCGCCTACCTGCTGTTCCAGGTCGGGCTGATCAACCTCCCGCAGATACTCGTGACCGAGCGGGAGGAGGGCACCCTGCTGCGGCTGCGCGCCACACCCGGCGGGATACCGGCCTACCTCGTCGCCAAGTGCCTGCTGGTGGTCGCCATGGCGGTCGGCACGCTGGCGGTGCTCCTGGCGGCCGCGGCGCTGCTCGTGGACGGGCCGCTGCCGCACGGGCCGGGCGGCTGGCTGACGCTGGCGTGGGTCACCACGCTCGGACTGCTGGCCGTCGTACCGCTCGGCGCGGCCGTGGGCGCCGTGCTGCCCAACCCCCGTGAGGCGCTGGCGTTGATCATGCTGCCGGCGCTGGCGCTGCTGTTCACCTCGGGGACGATGTTCCCGTTCACCTCGCTGCCCGCGCCGGTCCAGCAGGTGGCCGCGGTCTTCCCGCTCAAGTGGATGGCGCAGGGCCTGCGTTCGGCGCTGCTCCCGGACGCGGCACGGACCGCCGAGGTGGCCGGTTCCTGGGAACTGCCCCTGGTGGCCCTGGTCCTGACCGCCTGGGCGGTCTTCGGGTTCCTCCTCGCGGTCCCGCTGCTGCGCCGAGCCGCCCGCCGCGAGTCCGGCTCCCGCCTGGCCGCACGGCACCGCAAGGCGGAGCGGAGCGGCGCGCCGGCCGCGTAG
- a CDS encoding ABC transporter ATP-binding protein: protein MTPKHISDRPVVHARDVTMTYGDTDVLHGVDLDIQRGEVFALLGPNGAGKTTTVEILEGFRRRSAGEVSVLGADPERGDDAWRGRIGLVLQSWRDHRRWRVGELLTHFTTYYPDPRDPADLLTLVGLTDQAGQQVDRLSGGQRRRLDVALGIVGRPELLFLDEPTTGFDPEARHEFHVLVERLARDDGVTVLLTTHDLVEAERLADRIAMLVGGRIRGCGTPAELARRAAAQAEVRWTDDDGTPRRERTEDPSLLVWELHRHADGPIADLEVRRPTLEDTYLHMVNHEAAGADAAANEEVPAA, encoded by the coding sequence ATGACGCCGAAGCACATATCCGACCGACCCGTCGTCCACGCGCGCGACGTGACGATGACATACGGCGACACGGACGTCCTCCACGGCGTCGACCTGGACATCCAACGCGGCGAGGTCTTCGCCCTGCTCGGGCCCAACGGTGCCGGGAAGACCACCACGGTCGAGATCCTGGAGGGCTTCAGGCGGCGCTCCGCCGGGGAGGTGAGCGTCCTCGGCGCGGATCCGGAGCGGGGCGACGACGCGTGGCGCGGCCGGATCGGGCTGGTCCTTCAGTCCTGGCGCGACCACCGCCGCTGGCGGGTCGGCGAACTGCTGACACACTTCACGACGTACTACCCCGACCCGCGCGACCCGGCCGACCTGCTGACCCTGGTCGGCCTCACCGACCAGGCCGGCCAGCAGGTGGACCGGCTCTCCGGCGGGCAGCGTCGGCGACTCGACGTCGCGCTCGGCATCGTCGGCCGCCCCGAACTCCTCTTCCTGGACGAGCCGACCACCGGCTTCGATCCGGAGGCGCGGCACGAGTTCCACGTCCTGGTGGAACGACTCGCCCGCGACGACGGCGTCACCGTCCTGCTCACCACCCACGACCTGGTGGAGGCCGAGCGGCTCGCCGACCGGATCGCCATGCTGGTCGGCGGCCGGATCCGAGGCTGCGGCACGCCCGCGGAACTGGCCCGGCGGGCCGCCGCCCAGGCCGAGGTCCGTTGGACGGACGACGACGGGACACCCCGCCGCGAACGCACCGAGGACCCCTCACTGCTGGTCTGGGAACTCCACCGGCACGCCGACGGCCCGATCGCCGACCTGGAGGTCCGCCGCCCGACGCTGGAGGACACCTACCTCCACATGGTGAACCACGAGGCCGCCGGAGCGGACGCGGCCGCGAACGAGGAGGTACCGGCCGCATGA
- a CDS encoding transcriptional regulator, whose protein sequence is MSTPAGFDELIHPATRLSVVALLAATQWADFAFVRDSLSLSDSALSKQLHTLEEAGYLELHKEGGGRNRRTRVRLTDRGRTAFEGHVAALRAIVEGSPPQAATGTPPGRPHHSGAGR, encoded by the coding sequence ATGAGTACGCCCGCCGGCTTCGACGAACTGATCCATCCCGCCACCCGGCTGTCGGTGGTCGCGCTGCTCGCCGCGACGCAATGGGCGGACTTCGCGTTCGTCCGCGACAGCCTCTCGCTCAGCGACTCCGCGCTCTCCAAGCAGTTGCACACCCTGGAGGAGGCCGGATACCTGGAACTCCACAAGGAGGGCGGCGGCCGCAACCGCCGTACCCGGGTGCGGCTGACGGACCGCGGCCGCACCGCCTTCGAGGGGCACGTCGCGGCACTCCGGGCGATCGTCGAGGGTTCCCCTCCCCAGGCGGCGACCGGGACACCACCAGGACGGCCACACCATTCGGGGGCAGGACGATGA
- a CDS encoding GOLPH3/VPS74 family protein, with amino-acid sequence MLDRLVERGLLRREDKKTLDVFRTTVTRAADTRHAEALVGRVRAALVDGVEPDARTATVIGLLSASGTLPSLHRSVPWSGTVHQRAKRLEQASWGAKRSTPRPPTEQARSAPERAVSLSGSV; translated from the coding sequence GTGCTGGACCGGCTCGTCGAGCGGGGCCTGTTGCGCCGGGAGGACAAGAAGACGCTGGACGTGTTCCGCACGACGGTCACGCGGGCCGCGGACACCCGGCACGCGGAGGCCCTCGTGGGGCGGGTGCGCGCGGCGCTGGTGGACGGCGTGGAGCCCGATGCCCGTACGGCGACGGTGATCGGCCTGCTCTCCGCGAGCGGCACGCTGCCGAGCCTGCACCGCTCCGTCCCCTGGTCGGGTACGGTCCACCAGCGCGCGAAGCGGCTGGAACAGGCGAGTTGGGGCGCGAAGCGGTCAACACCGCGGCCACCGACTGAGCAGGCGCGGTCGGCTCCCGAACGGGCGGTCTCCTTGTCGGGGTCGGTGTGA
- a CDS encoding Cmx/CmrA family chloramphenicol efflux MFS transporter: MPFIVHVLGFATFAQGTSEFMLSGLLPALAADLDVSLSEAGLLVSAFAVGMVIGAPLLTLATLGLPRRAALVGFQAVFVAGHAAAALVPHFGFLLAMRAVTGMAYAGFWALASVTAVSLVSADRRGKAMSVVVAGLSLSMILGVPAGTLLAQHADWRAAFWAVAATTALSATAVLLALPAGRDTTAARPGLRTELRSLAVPRLWRAYATTALTISATSAVFSYLGALLEDVTGIPERLVPVVLGLYGAGALAGLIVGGRTGDRAPFGVLLTGMGTVAVVAAALAPTAEIPAVVIPLVVLLAAGGFATNPAVNARVFGILGETRTLGGAMNIAAFNVGIAVAPWVSGLAIDAGPGPAGIGWVGAAFALAALANTLLDRHLTHRHRRTTSRSAPTAVDGARATTVSLYAGHDRPL; encoded by the coding sequence ATGCCCTTCATCGTCCACGTCCTCGGATTCGCCACGTTCGCCCAGGGCACCTCGGAGTTCATGCTCTCCGGGCTGCTGCCCGCCCTGGCCGCAGACCTGGATGTCTCCCTGTCCGAGGCGGGCCTGCTGGTCTCGGCGTTCGCCGTCGGCATGGTCATCGGCGCACCCCTGCTGACCCTGGCCACCCTGGGGCTGCCCCGCCGCGCGGCGCTCGTGGGCTTCCAGGCGGTGTTCGTCGCCGGGCACGCGGCCGCCGCGCTCGTGCCGCACTTCGGCTTCCTGCTCGCCATGCGGGCGGTCACGGGCATGGCGTACGCCGGGTTCTGGGCGCTGGCCTCGGTCACCGCGGTCTCCCTCGTGAGCGCCGACCGGCGTGGGAAGGCGATGTCCGTGGTCGTGGCCGGGCTGAGCCTGTCCATGATTCTCGGCGTTCCGGCCGGCACCCTGCTGGCCCAGCACGCGGACTGGCGGGCGGCGTTCTGGGCGGTGGCCGCGACGACCGCGCTGTCCGCGACCGCGGTACTGCTCGCCCTCCCCGCCGGGCGCGACACCACCGCCGCGCGGCCGGGGCTGCGGACCGAACTCCGGTCCCTGGCCGTGCCCCGGCTGTGGAGGGCCTACGCCACCACCGCGCTGACGATCTCCGCCACCAGCGCGGTCTTCTCCTACCTCGGCGCCCTCCTGGAGGACGTCACGGGCATCCCGGAAAGGCTCGTCCCGGTGGTGCTCGGACTGTACGGAGCGGGTGCGCTGGCCGGCCTCATCGTGGGCGGCCGCACGGGCGACCGGGCTCCCTTCGGCGTCCTCCTGACCGGCATGGGCACGGTCGCGGTGGTGGCCGCCGCACTCGCGCCGACCGCGGAGATCCCCGCGGTGGTGATCCCGCTCGTGGTCCTTCTCGCGGCCGGCGGATTCGCCACCAACCCGGCGGTCAACGCCCGGGTGTTCGGCATCCTGGGCGAAACCAGGACGCTCGGCGGGGCGATGAACATCGCCGCCTTCAATGTCGGCATCGCCGTCGCTCCCTGGGTCTCGGGCCTGGCCATCGACGCGGGTCCCGGCCCGGCGGGCATCGGCTGGGTCGGCGCGGCCTTCGCCCTGGCAGCACTCGCGAACACCCTGCTGGACCGGCACCTCACCCACCGCCATCGGCGTACGACGTCCCGCTCCGCCCCGACCGCCGTCGACGGGGCCCGGGCCACCACCGTCTCCCTATACGCCGGCCACGACCGGCCGTTGTGA
- a CDS encoding helix-turn-helix transcriptional regulator — translation MDRNAELGDFLRTRRARLSPGDAGVVPGGGVRRVPGLRREEVASLAGVSADYYTRLEQGRHPHVSEAVLDAVARALRLDDDERDHLFNLARPRTPRSRRHRRPERVQRARPEVHRMLDVLNGVTAAFVTNHRQDVLAANPLARALITDWDELPYRDRNFARYVLLDPTARELYTNWDEVAERVVADLRLVAGRHPDDARLNELIGEAIVKVPEFGAWWDSHRVALCAYGTQRFHHPLVGEFALHHETLTLPSDPDQALCVYTAEPGSPSAQTLALLASWSAPPTLRGHLPNERGGC, via the coding sequence ATGGACCGGAACGCCGAGTTGGGAGACTTCCTGCGCACCCGCCGGGCGCGCCTGAGCCCGGGGGACGCGGGTGTGGTCCCGGGCGGGGGCGTGCGCCGGGTACCGGGCCTGCGCCGCGAGGAGGTCGCCAGCCTGGCCGGGGTGAGCGCTGACTACTACACCCGCCTCGAACAGGGCCGCCACCCGCACGTCTCCGAGGCCGTCCTGGACGCCGTCGCCCGCGCCCTGCGCCTGGACGACGACGAACGCGACCACCTGTTCAACCTCGCCCGCCCCCGCACGCCCCGCTCACGGCGTCACCGCCGTCCGGAACGTGTGCAGCGGGCACGGCCCGAGGTGCACCGGATGCTCGATGTCCTGAACGGCGTCACCGCGGCCTTCGTCACCAACCACCGGCAGGACGTACTGGCCGCCAACCCGCTGGCCAGGGCCCTGATCACCGACTGGGACGAACTGCCTTACCGCGACCGCAACTTCGCCCGCTACGTCCTCCTCGACCCCACCGCCCGCGAGCTGTACACGAACTGGGACGAGGTCGCCGAACGCGTCGTCGCCGATCTGCGCCTGGTGGCCGGACGCCACCCCGACGACGCCCGGCTGAACGAACTCATCGGCGAGGCGATCGTCAAGGTGCCGGAGTTCGGCGCCTGGTGGGACAGCCATCGCGTGGCCCTGTGCGCCTACGGCACGCAGCGCTTCCACCACCCGCTGGTCGGCGAGTTCGCCCTGCACCACGAGACTCTCACCCTGCCGTCCGACCCGGACCAGGCCCTCTGCGTATACACCGCCGAACCCGGCTCCCCCTCCGCACAGACCCTCGCCCTCCTCGCCAGCTGGAGCGCCCCTCCAACCCTCCGAGGGCACCTGCCGAACGAGCGGGGTGGCTGTTAG
- a CDS encoding ABC-F family ATP-binding cassette domain-containing protein → MPQPALLAHDLVRNLGGRRVLDGICLTASPGHRIGLIGENGVGKSTLLRVLAGVDEPDAGSVTRPAELGFLHQEMPYDADATIAAVLDDALREAREDLAELDRLGEELGRVPADDPGHQELLDAYGRRLELAQDRESWDADRRAALVLDGLGLSSFGHDRTLGSLSGGQRGRLVLAALLVRRPPALLLDEPTNHLDDGAAAFLEEQIRNLPGTVVLASHDRAFLDAVCTDLIDLDPAVDGPVRYGGNYSAYLSEKHAERERWERRYAEEQEELAELRHAAGVTAHRVAPDRGPRDNEKMGYAHRGGRVQSQVSRRVRNATRRLEDLERTRVAEPPRPLRFAAGELAARAEESPRPVVSLSDVRVPGRLALDTLEVAAADRLLVTGGNGAGKSTLLAVLAGRLPAQGGIDRRPGLTVGLLTQDTEFERPDRTVSDTYALSLGPERAEKVPLGSLGLMHEADLDKPVGQLSVGQRRRLALALLVARPPQLLLLDEPTNHLSPRLCDELEAALGTGPGAIVVASHDRWLRRRWQGRELRL, encoded by the coding sequence GTGCCCCAGCCCGCTCTGCTCGCCCACGATCTCGTCCGCAACCTGGGCGGCCGCCGCGTCCTCGACGGCATCTGCCTGACCGCCTCCCCCGGCCACCGCATCGGCCTGATCGGGGAGAACGGCGTCGGCAAGTCCACCCTGCTGCGCGTGCTCGCCGGCGTCGACGAACCCGACGCCGGAAGCGTCACCCGCCCCGCCGAACTCGGCTTCCTGCACCAGGAGATGCCGTACGACGCCGACGCGACCATCGCCGCGGTGCTGGACGACGCGCTGCGCGAGGCCCGTGAGGACCTCGCCGAGCTGGACCGGCTCGGCGAGGAACTCGGCCGCGTCCCGGCGGACGATCCCGGCCACCAGGAGCTCCTCGACGCCTACGGCAGGCGCCTTGAGCTGGCCCAGGACCGGGAGTCCTGGGACGCCGACCGCCGCGCGGCCCTGGTCCTCGACGGCCTGGGCCTCAGCTCGTTCGGGCACGACCGCACACTCGGCTCCCTCTCCGGCGGACAGCGCGGCCGGCTGGTCCTGGCCGCGCTGCTCGTCCGGCGACCGCCGGCGCTGCTGCTCGACGAACCCACCAACCACCTCGACGACGGCGCCGCCGCCTTCCTGGAGGAGCAGATCCGCAACCTGCCCGGGACCGTGGTGCTCGCCAGCCACGACCGGGCTTTCCTCGATGCCGTCTGCACCGACCTGATCGACCTCGACCCGGCGGTGGACGGCCCGGTCCGTTACGGCGGCAACTACAGCGCCTACCTGTCCGAGAAGCACGCCGAACGGGAACGCTGGGAGCGGCGGTACGCCGAGGAGCAGGAGGAGCTCGCGGAGTTGCGGCACGCGGCGGGGGTGACCGCGCACCGGGTCGCGCCGGACCGGGGGCCGCGCGACAACGAGAAGATGGGCTACGCCCACCGGGGAGGTCGGGTGCAGAGCCAGGTCTCCCGGCGGGTCCGCAACGCCACCCGGCGGCTGGAGGATCTGGAGCGCACCCGGGTCGCCGAACCGCCCCGGCCGCTGCGGTTCGCCGCTGGGGAACTCGCCGCCCGAGCGGAGGAGAGCCCGCGGCCCGTGGTGTCCCTGTCCGACGTGCGGGTGCCGGGCCGGCTGGCGCTGGACACCCTGGAGGTGGCGGCGGCCGACCGGCTGCTGGTCACGGGCGGCAACGGGGCGGGCAAGTCCACGCTGCTCGCCGTGCTCGCCGGCCGTCTCCCGGCCCAGGGCGGGATCGACCGGCGTCCCGGGCTGACGGTGGGGCTGCTCACCCAGGACACCGAGTTCGAGCGTCCCGACCGTACGGTCAGCGACACCTACGCGCTGTCGCTGGGCCCGGAGCGGGCTGAGAAGGTGCCGTTGGGCTCGCTCGGTCTGATGCACGAGGCGGACCTGGACAAGCCGGTCGGACAGCTGTCCGTGGGGCAGCGCCGACGGCTCGCGCTGGCGCTCCTGGTGGCCCGTCCGCCGCAGCTGCTGTTGCTCGACGAACCCACCAACCACCTGTCCCCTCGTCTGTGCGACGAGCTGGAGGCGGCTTTGGGCACCGGTCCGGGTGCGATCGTGGTCGCCAGCCACGACCGCTGGCTGCGCCGACGGTGGCAGGGCCGCGAACTCCGGCTGTGA
- a CDS encoding CGNR zinc finger domain-containing protein, whose amino-acid sequence MNLDHVFVCGHPALDFAATLRARRSTRFEMFVTPERLNAWYLESGLVDTITPGKEDDVRGAITVREAVYRLVTDRRLGEEFDREALAVVNAAARKAPVTPQLAPKGRQTDATPAQTLATVARQAVELLGGPDVPLIKECGNPECTRVYIDRSRGMRRQWCGMESCGNKFKAAAYRSRKKTAPSAPAS is encoded by the coding sequence GTGAATCTCGACCATGTTTTCGTATGCGGACACCCGGCCCTCGACTTCGCGGCCACCCTCCGCGCCCGGCGCTCGACGCGGTTCGAGATGTTCGTGACGCCGGAACGGCTGAACGCCTGGTATCTGGAGTCCGGACTCGTGGACACGATCACGCCCGGCAAGGAGGACGACGTCCGCGGGGCGATCACCGTGCGCGAGGCCGTCTACCGGCTCGTCACCGACCGCCGCCTCGGCGAGGAGTTCGACCGGGAAGCACTCGCCGTCGTCAACGCCGCCGCCCGCAAGGCCCCCGTGACGCCGCAACTCGCCCCGAAGGGCCGGCAGACCGACGCGACGCCGGCCCAGACGCTGGCGACCGTCGCCCGGCAGGCCGTGGAACTGCTCGGCGGACCGGACGTCCCTCTGATCAAGGAGTGCGGCAACCCCGAGTGCACCCGGGTCTACATCGACCGCTCCCGGGGCATGCGGCGCCAGTGGTGCGGCATGGAGTCCTGCGGCAACAAGTTCAAGGCGGCCGCCTACCGCTCACGCAAGAAGACCGCGCCCTCCGCGCCCGCAAGCTGA
- a CDS encoding class I SAM-dependent methyltransferase — protein MTPIVELDSPAPDAVDGRHIRALTFQDVRLEYLTSTLRRLGIDTAGRDALVIGGGRGLLARGLADLGFRVVALDPSPKATALARQEAQGERVEYATAPAEDPGLTAASFDVVFCTDTFEITDDLDGVLAHASRLLRPDGVLFYDTVNRTPVSRLIYLGAFQAVPFTRIMPRRRYAAARLRTPDEVEAALAANGLRGEGICSFKPRSVLGLVRAVVARRSGKITDAAIPTMTDFVLEPDGRPVVTYLGHARRR, from the coding sequence GTGACTCCGATCGTCGAACTCGACTCGCCCGCCCCCGACGCGGTCGACGGCCGCCATATCCGGGCCCTCACCTTCCAGGACGTACGCCTGGAATACCTGACCTCGACCCTGCGCCGGCTCGGCATCGACACCGCCGGCCGAGACGCCCTGGTCATCGGCGGCGGACGCGGCCTCCTCGCCCGTGGCCTGGCGGACCTCGGCTTCCGGGTCGTCGCGCTCGACCCCTCCCCGAAGGCCACGGCCCTGGCCCGGCAGGAGGCCCAGGGCGAGCGCGTCGAGTACGCCACCGCCCCGGCCGAGGACCCCGGCCTCACCGCCGCATCCTTCGACGTCGTCTTCTGTACCGACACCTTCGAGATCACCGACGACTTGGACGGGGTCCTCGCGCACGCGTCCCGCCTGCTGCGACCCGACGGTGTGCTGTTCTACGACACGGTCAACCGCACACCGGTATCCCGGCTGATCTATCTCGGCGCCTTCCAGGCGGTGCCGTTCACGCGGATCATGCCCCGCCGGCGCTACGCGGCCGCGCGGCTGCGTACGCCCGACGAGGTCGAGGCCGCGCTCGCCGCGAACGGCCTGCGCGGCGAGGGCATCTGCTCCTTCAAGCCCAGGAGCGTCCTCGGCCTCGTGCGTGCCGTCGTCGCCCGCCGGAGCGGGAAGATCACCGATGCGGCGATCCCGACGATGACCGACTTCGTCCTCGAACCCGACGGCAGGCCCGTCGTCACCTATCTCGGCCACGCCCGCCGCCGCTAG
- a CDS encoding winged helix-turn-helix transcriptional regulator produces the protein MTRTSLADVACSIARASDLFADAWTALIMRDVLTGVTRFDDLARDLGISRKVLAARLSRLVAEDVLTRERYQDHPPREHYVATEKGEELYPVLLALMRWGDRWYGQESGPPVRIHHLECGHDTEPVTVCGHCGHALTVDTTTQLPGPGGRVGPGTQVIGPLVAARRPPEQPPTVPKR, from the coding sequence GTGACCAGAACCTCGCTCGCCGACGTCGCGTGCTCGATCGCGCGCGCGTCCGACCTGTTCGCGGACGCGTGGACGGCACTGATCATGCGGGACGTCCTGACGGGGGTGACCCGTTTCGACGATCTCGCCCGCGATCTGGGCATCTCGCGCAAGGTGCTGGCGGCCAGGCTCTCGCGACTGGTGGCGGAGGACGTCCTGACCCGCGAGCGCTATCAGGACCACCCGCCGCGCGAGCACTACGTCGCGACCGAGAAGGGCGAGGAGCTGTATCCCGTGCTGCTCGCGCTGATGCGGTGGGGCGACCGCTGGTACGGCCAGGAGTCCGGACCGCCCGTGCGCATCCATCATCTGGAGTGCGGCCACGACACCGAGCCGGTGACGGTGTGCGGGCACTGCGGCCACGCGCTCACCGTCGACACCACCACCCAACTCCCGGGCCCCGGCGGCCGCGTGGGCCCGGGCACCCAGGTGATCGGGCCCCTGGTCGCGGCCAGACGGCCACCCGAACAACCACCGACGGTTCCCAAGAGGTAG
- a CDS encoding 3-oxoacyl-ACP reductase family protein: MSRTPTSGRDSATGLPLTGKAALVTAASRGIGAAIARRLAREGAAVALTYNASSERAEKVVAEITAEGGRAVAIRADATDAEAVRATVRRTVEEWGRLDILVNNAGGGAFGPLDELTLDDFDQSVAVNVRSMFVATQEALWHMGDGGRIISIGSVYAERIPIPYGTLYALSKAAVGGFTRALARELGPRAITVNNVQPGPVDTESNPHDGELAEVMTRLTPAGRYAVPGELTGLIAYIAGPESAFLTGATISIDGGFTV, encoded by the coding sequence ATGAGCCGCACACCCACGTCGGGTCGTGACAGCGCCACGGGCTTACCGCTCACCGGGAAAGCCGCCCTGGTCACCGCTGCGAGCCGCGGCATCGGTGCGGCCATCGCCCGCCGTCTGGCCCGCGAGGGCGCGGCCGTGGCCCTCACGTACAACGCCTCCTCCGAGCGTGCCGAGAAGGTCGTCGCGGAGATCACGGCCGAGGGCGGCAGGGCTGTGGCGATCAGAGCTGACGCCACCGACGCCGAGGCGGTCCGGGCGACCGTCCGGCGGACGGTCGAGGAGTGGGGTCGCCTGGACATCCTCGTGAACAACGCGGGTGGTGGTGCCTTCGGGCCGCTCGACGAGCTCACGCTCGACGACTTCGACCAGTCCGTCGCGGTCAATGTGCGCTCCATGTTCGTGGCCACTCAGGAAGCGCTGTGGCACATGGGGGACGGCGGCCGGATCATCTCGATCGGCAGTGTCTACGCCGAGCGGATCCCGATTCCGTACGGCACGTTGTACGCCCTCTCCAAGGCGGCCGTCGGTGGATTCACCCGGGCGCTGGCCCGGGAACTGGGGCCCCGGGCGATCACGGTGAACAACGTCCAGCCCGGCCCGGTCGACACCGAGTCCAACCCGCACGACGGCGAACTCGCCGAGGTGATGACCCGGCTGACCCCGGCGGGCCGGTACGCGGTTCCCGGCGAACTGACCGGTCTGATCGCCTACATCGCCGGGCCCGAGTCGGCCTTTCTGACGGGTGCGACGATCAGTATCGACGGCGGCTTCACCGTCTAG